The following proteins are encoded in a genomic region of Candidatus Omnitrophota bacterium:
- a CDS encoding glycosyltransferase family 2 protein — MDRCDIIIPVWNQRAFTRDCVDSIIKNTDGNYRLIIIDNASDEETRGYLDGLKEMKSPPVLVLRNDKNVGFVKAVNQGIRASDAPYVCLLNNDTITTKDWLKSMIDIASIKNDIGIVNPSSNNLGQKPADGQPFELYAASLAAEAGKFVELGAAIGFCMLIKREVIEKIGLFDEIYGMGNFEDTDFSKRAVKEGYRCVRACGAYVYHRESSSFGKVKTFEEDFKRNREIYEFRWGKPRRIAYVLDSYDDNVLKRLSSDTLKLARGGNWVSFFLKEKLPLPEHSNIKTVELPGKHFYLNTLFNILKKKKKFDEIFVSEEKFGKVLERLTFIHCARVKYY; from the coding sequence GTGGATAGGTGCGATATTATAATACCGGTATGGAATCAGCGGGCATTTACCAGGGATTGCGTCGACTCTATCATTAAGAACACAGACGGCAATTACCGCCTGATCATCATAGACAACGCCAGCGATGAAGAGACTCGCGGATATCTGGACGGCCTTAAGGAGATGAAGTCTCCTCCTGTCCTTGTCTTGCGTAATGATAAGAATGTCGGTTTCGTCAAGGCTGTGAACCAGGGGATACGCGCTTCAGACGCGCCTTACGTATGTTTATTGAATAACGATACTATCACGACCAAAGATTGGCTTAAATCCATGATAGATATCGCTTCAATTAAGAATGATATAGGTATAGTTAATCCCTCCAGCAATAATCTGGGCCAGAAGCCTGCCGACGGACAGCCGTTTGAACTTTACGCGGCTTCACTGGCCGCGGAAGCGGGAAAATTCGTCGAACTCGGCGCGGCGATAGGTTTCTGCATGCTCATAAAACGTGAGGTGATAGAAAAGATAGGCCTCTTTGACGAGATATACGGCATGGGGAACTTTGAGGATACGGATTTTTCGAAGCGGGCCGTGAAAGAAGGCTACAGGTGTGTCAGGGCGTGCGGCGCTTATGTGTATCACAGGGAAAGCTCGTCGTTCGGTAAAGTGAAGACGTTCGAAGAAGATTTTAAGAGGAACAGGGAGATATACGAATTCAGGTGGGGCAAGCCCAGGAGGATCGCGTATGTGCTCGATTCTTACGATGACAATGTCTTGAAAAGGCTGTCTTCGGACACTCTTAAACTGGCGCGGGGAGGCAATTGGGTCTCGTTCTTTTTAAAAGAAAAGCTCCCTCTGCCGGAGCACTCGAATATAAAAACGGTCGAACTGCCCGGTAAACACTTTTACCTTAATACCCTGTTCAATATACTGAAAAAGAAGAAGAAGTTCGATGAGATATTCGTGTCAGAAGAGAAGTTCGGCAAGGTGCTGGAGAGGCTGACATTTATCCATTGCGCCAGGGTGAAATATTACTGA
- a CDS encoding glycosyltransferase family 2 protein: MGHIPVSVAIIAKNEEENIARCLASVKWADEAIVVDGFSTDRTVEIARSSGAKVIQRRFTGSFADDRNAGQDSAKNDWVLHLDADDVVTKDFAARMEETLSKGESVVVYKFRRKNFFLSHAMDHGGFHHYIPNLVDKRHVRYEGVVHEVPVYKGNMGQIEADIEHYPFGSISQFIVRQNRYTDISSKELLKKEGILPEAKIKSNMILKSLKMFWKSYVKKQGYKEGMYGLAFAVLFAWIHFLKWAKYWELVRKKG, from the coding sequence ATGGGCCATATACCTGTATCGGTGGCTATCATAGCCAAGAATGAGGAAGAGAATATTGCCAGATGCCTCGCGAGCGTCAAGTGGGCGGACGAGGCCATCGTTGTCGATGGTTTTTCTACGGACAGGACCGTTGAGATAGCGCGTTCGTCCGGGGCAAAGGTGATACAGCGCCGCTTTACGGGTTCGTTCGCGGACGACAGGAATGCGGGCCAGGACAGCGCAAAGAACGATTGGGTCCTGCACCTTGACGCCGACGATGTAGTGACTAAAGATTTTGCGGCCAGGATGGAAGAGACGCTGTCTAAAGGCGAAAGCGTTGTAGTTTATAAATTCCGGCGGAAGAATTTCTTCCTGAGCCATGCTATGGACCATGGGGGATTCCATCATTACATCCCGAACCTCGTCGACAAAAGACATGTGCGATACGAGGGCGTCGTCCATGAGGTACCAGTTTACAAGGGCAACATGGGCCAGATAGAAGCCGACATCGAGCATTATCCGTTTGGTTCCATAAGCCAGTTTATAGTAAGACAGAACCGCTATACGGATATTTCGTCAAAGGAACTGCTGAAAAAAGAGGGAATCTTGCCCGAAGCGAAGATAAAGAGCAATATGATATTAAAATCGCTCAAGATGTTCTGGAAGTCGTATGTTAAGAAGCAGGGTTATAAAGAGGGGATGTACGGGCTGGCCTTCGCAGTGCTCTTCGCGTGGATACATTTCCTCAAATGGGCGAAGTACTGGGAGCTCGTCAGGAAGAAGGGATGA
- a CDS encoding glycosyltransferase family 2 protein, whose amino-acid sequence MDRCDIIMPVWNEHEITRECVDSLQKSTGYPFRLIIINNGSDAATKGYLDGLCAKKETEIVLVRNPENLGFVKAVNQGLKLSDSRYACIMNNDTIATEGWLKEMVDVAESDPAIGLVNPSSNTSGQFPPDGKGIEEYALLLKQFRGETQELYNCRGFCMLLKKEVIEKVGLLDEEYGIGYFEETDYCRRAHGAGFSAVRAKASYVYHRERATFDKLKDAKALFKANENIFFKKWGRPVKIAYLADSASYADKTNDIAVDAARHGYRVSVFLKKGLPWPVKIDHFDIRRLDISAALFGLISACKILKDRKKKPLEVVITDNEALGRFLTAMKPLHGSEVVVGADKKSVLELLEKRSRNF is encoded by the coding sequence GTGGATAGATGCGACATAATAATGCCGGTGTGGAACGAGCATGAGATTACGCGGGAGTGTGTCGATTCCTTACAAAAGAGTACGGGCTATCCCTTCAGGCTCATCATAATAAATAACGGGAGCGACGCCGCGACAAAGGGCTATCTCGACGGCCTCTGCGCTAAAAAAGAGACGGAAATCGTTCTCGTGCGTAACCCTGAGAACTTGGGGTTCGTGAAGGCGGTGAACCAGGGCCTGAAACTATCCGACAGCCGCTATGCGTGCATCATGAACAATGACACAATCGCAACGGAGGGATGGCTTAAAGAGATGGTCGATGTCGCGGAATCTGATCCGGCGATCGGCCTCGTCAACCCCTCGAGCAACACATCGGGGCAATTCCCGCCGGACGGAAAAGGCATAGAAGAGTACGCGCTTTTGTTAAAACAGTTCAGAGGGGAGACCCAGGAGCTGTATAATTGCCGGGGATTCTGCATGTTGTTGAAAAAAGAAGTCATAGAAAAGGTGGGGCTGCTCGACGAGGAATATGGAATAGGCTACTTCGAGGAGACCGATTACTGCAGGAGGGCCCATGGAGCGGGGTTTTCGGCAGTCAGGGCAAAGGCCTCTTACGTCTATCACAGGGAGCGCGCGACCTTCGATAAGCTGAAAGATGCGAAAGCGCTGTTCAAGGCCAATGAAAATATCTTTTTCAAAAAATGGGGCAGGCCCGTAAAGATAGCTTATCTGGCGGATTCAGCGTCATATGCCGACAAGACCAATGATATTGCGGTAGACGCCGCAAGGCACGGATACAGGGTATCAGTTTTTCTGAAGAAAGGGCTGCCGTGGCCCGTAAAGATAGACCATTTTGACATACGCAGGCTCGATATCAGTGCGGCCCTATTCGGCCTTATCTCGGCCTGTAAGATATTGAAGGACAGAAAAAAGAAACCACTTGAGGTCGTGATCACGGATAATGAGGCGCTGGGGCGGTTCCTGACGGCGATGAAGCCTTTGCACGGTTCCGAGGTCGTGGTGGGCGCGGACAAGAAATCGGTGCTCGAACTGCTGGAAAAAAGGTCAAGAAACTTTTAA